TTTAAAAGTATCTCACCCAAACATACCCTGGAGGTTCTCTTGGATGGAGGATTTATATTAAGGAATTTGCTGATGATGGGATAAGAGAGTGAAGGGATTTAAGATGATGAGATTTTGGAGTTCCTTGTTTTGGGTATTATGGGATTAGTTGGTGttgagttttagttttttattttttatttttattatacatGCGATATTACTAATTTAAACTACACATGAGTGGAATGATCTGAACGCAAAAAACAATGTCCAACAAGGCAATCTATCACTAGCAGTTGGCGATGAGATTTAAATTGATGGGGTTTCAAAATTACTAATTTTGCTATAATAGGATTAATACAAATTAACCGAAAAATTGAAATCTATTAGCAAATTACTATTACGGTGAAATCTCTTTATAATGACACTCTATCTAGTCATAAGAAaaatagagttttaacgaaatacttccggtactattcacttttaataaaaatgatatttttactctaaaaagtcacttttGGTACCTATTATTCACTtgcaacacatttttgtcattttgattaaaactcaaatttttgaagtttttttcattagttttccttaagaAAAATCTAATGGTGGATTGCCTTTGGTGATTTGGGAATTCATTTTCAACTTACTGCGTCTTATGTTCAAACCCTCCTATTTCCCCTCTATTAATGTAGGGTCTTTTTGGACCCTGACAAGGCCGAAGAAACACGGGCCTAAAGGAACACTAAAATTAAGGCCCAATGAGTATAGAAAGGTGAAGCCGAGTACTTCAAGGGGGCCCATGAGTTGGTCTCCGAGTGTCGTGTCAACAATCAAGTTGAACACTTCTCCATAAAGCGCTTTCCGAGCATCAAAAGGTAAGTTGACCATTGGCAGCTTTAAGGTACGAGgtcccaaaaataaaaggagCAAGCCTAGTCAGACGTCAACCTTAATCCACATGGTGGCTAGAATAGAGGCTTACGAAGGGACATAAAGGCTGACATGTAGGACACTCGGGTACAAGTTCCTACTAACTCTAGGCTAAGCAAGGCGCTCGACCGCATTATCCCAAAAAAGGACACAAGTGAACTTGCTCCAATGTCCCCTTATTGCCACATGTCTGCCAAAGAATGAAGGGACAACTAGCACGTCTAATATGTAGATTTGGCACATTAAATGCAAAGGAAGTGATAGATTCGAACCTAAAGGTTTCACAGGACAACTTGTATAAGAAGGATAAGTACTCTTTAGAATGGGTCGGACGAATTGAGATAAAAATTGTACTATTCTAGCCGAGCGCTATTTGTAACCTTATTCTCAATCTATAAAAGAAACTCAGTGGATGTAACCTAATTTTGAGGGGTGGACCACTTAAATCATGTGTCTATTCACATTTGTTTGCAAAGCCCAAATCCATCAAGGACAAACACTTGAATCAAGTGTTCAACTTTTGTTAGCCTCATCAGTTACACCCTCACGTGCAATTCTTTCAACTGTTGGTAAGTACTGTAATTATCAACCCCAAGGGGCTAGTatagtaaaaaacaaaacaaacaaagattTAGAATCCCCAACCTTAGTTCGAATTCCTACGATGCATTCCTTGAGGCACCGATGATATGCTCTAGCACCATTTGACCTAGAGGCCAAAATTACGTTGACACCTTATAGTGTATGGGGAGGAAGATTAATTTGACATCAATTATGCTGAAATACCTTTTgtattaaaattatattattttgacaaaaaaaaatattaataatcgaataaaaatatttgataattAACTTAAAATAAGTTTatcttttggaaaaaaataaaacaacttaaaagaaaaaggttcaaataaaaaaaggattaagtacctaaaaccCCTAACCTTTTAGTGTCATTCGAATTGGTTTCAACATTTTTAGACATTCCAAACAAGTATCtaacctattgaaaatgtcactTCCATTAAGCCTCAATTAATTTTTGaaacatagattttagtcaaaACCCACCAACTTGATATATTATGGTCAACATTAATAGTTGCCTCAATATCTAATTTCAAGCATAGATTCTATAATATAGAACCCAATGATCAAATTGGTATTGTATTGAATAAAAAATGGACTCAACTTGAAATTACATTAGGAGGGCAATCTTCTAACAAAGGAGAGGGTTAAGAATTTAGATATGGTTTCACAGAGCTTGTTTCTGCTCATGTGTTTTTCCTCATACGCCGATTCTCAACTTGTAAAGCTTGCAATTCTTCTTTGTGGGTGGTGAATAGGGTGATGGCCACATCATGGCAGTCCATACCATTTCAGCAACCTCCATGACCTTCTTCTTGATGTTAGAGGCTTGAGTTGTACGGTGGAGTTCATAGCCAGCTCTGGCTCAATGTAAGCAAGGTGACTGTCCGAGGCCCCAAAAAATTGGGGGAACCAAAAATATTAGAGTACTTTTATAtgagtttatgttatatttgtaTAAATAGAAAACAAGATGAGTAATAATAATCAAAGTGTTTCTTTAGCGTAAGTGGCCCTAGACTACAGTGGTGGAAAAATGTTAAGTCATTGCATGACGGTGTGAGTTCAATggctaatttaacatctaatctaacaaaatcttattgtttgacaaaaaaaagtgtATGCAATTGCGTGTTTGATCCCTTGTAATGtctctcttttctttatttttaattatttaaaaaaaaaaaaccaacaaatgaaCAGTCTTcccttttttaagaaaaatagtaAATGAACAGTGCCACATTTCtaaaagaatttaaatttaaactttcttTATTCATCTCATTAGTGATTCaacaccaattttttttcatgactCATCAAATTAACATCCAAACTCAAAACCTTGTCATCTTGATTTTTGTATTCGAATTAGgctttgattttaaaaattaaaaattgaaaatcatagAAGAATTGATTTAGTTGATCAATGAAGAGAGAAGATGGAGTATGTTGCTCCTTTTGGATTCGATTACTCAACAAATAGGAATAAGTAAGATGACCATTGCAAATCCACTCACACCTCTGACATGACTCAACTCATGTGCACAACCCCTGCACAACTTAAGACACATAACATAAGAACAAATAAACACACAAATCAACATTAAAACAAAGGGTCATATGCACAAATGCTTATGTCTTTTGTACAAATCTAGGATTTGAGCGTTAGAAGGTAGGGCTGGGCAAACGGGTCTTGGGCCCGCGGGTAGGGGCGGGTATAGGCGGTTCGGGGCGGGTACGGGGCGGGTCCTGTTTTTAAATAGGggaaacggggcggggcgggccTAGGTAATGGCATTCTAGGGTCGGGCCGGTTCCAGATTTATAGAAAAACGGGGCCCCGGACCGGCCCGTTTTTAATTGAAATGGACGGTCCAgattgaaaataaacatatcTTCCAATCATGACCGTCGGTGTTTACCCTAATTGAATATGATTCAGTGAGAGTCTTTACTCTCTCTCGACAAACTCGACCTCAACCTCGACGGCTCAACCTCTCCGTCTCTGAAGTCCGACTGACCTCGGCCTGAGCCCCTCCCTTCCACGGCTGATCTCGCCCTGACGACCACCCCTTCCGACTGACCTCCCTTCCGATTGACCTCGTCCTGAGCCCCTCTTCCGACTGACCTCGCCCTGACGAGTGACGACCACCAGGTCCACCACGGCTGATCTTCTTCGTTCTCCTCGACATCTCATCCTAGAGCCAGGCACTCGCAGTCTCGCACCACCCATCTTCCCGATTCTCGTTCTCTCTTTCCCGACGACATCACCGCCGTCTCGATCACCAACACTCCATCGCCGTTGCCAGTTCAGGTTAATTCTtgaacctttttatttttttttattttttttataggttCTTTAACCTCTGATGTATATAATATGTGCTCAATATATTGGGATGTTCATGTTTGTTCTTgctgatttggtggattttctgatttttttagcttgttttcgcATCCAAATGTTGAGTAGAAGTCCTTGTATTTCACATATACTCTGAAGTATTTCCAAGCATATTGATTTGCAATCCGGAGACATCCATTATATTTCTGttcattttttcaatttttaatttattttcattgcCATATTTGTTAAAGGTTTCAAATTAGGATCTGAGAAGCATATAACAGAGGTAAATCGTAAAGAAATCTGGTGCACTGAGGGTGACTTCTGGGATTGAAGGTCAAGGACTATCTCTGCTAAAGACAACAAAGGTAATCTTATCCAATCAAATTTATATCTAGGTTTTAAAAGTTGAAAGTGTAATGTGACAATGGATATCATAATCAATTACTCTGTGCATAACCAAGAAAGGAATCTGccgggggtgggggtggggacCAAAAGCTAAATTGATCCAAAACTTCATCTACCCTGAATAATCCTAAAAACTCATTCTGTTTAACTCCATCCATATGATCTAAAAAACTGTCATGCCCTTCTACACGTAACAGATTTGTGTGCGAAGTGTAACTCTTTCATCTTGGGAGGATTTTAGGTCATCTCATCAGTCTAATCTTGATTTAGCTTAAATTTAGCATCTTTAATTGTAATTAGTGTTAATTAGGTTGTCATTAATATGAGGTTTTGAGTTTGGAGGTGGAGGAGAAATTGGGAAGGATAAAGTTTAGAGATTTTGTTCTGATTGGATGGGTTTTTTGCAGCAAGGGAACTGATCCCATCAAGTTTGAATGCGCAGATCTGACTCTTTTTACAACATTTTCTTTGTCAAGATTTTAAGTTGCATAAGACCCTCGTAACATTTGTTTTGGACCGCCTAACTTGAATGAGCCACCTTAAACAATTTCTACCAGATCTTTATGGAGCCTTCTTTGAATctgattacaattattaattttcCCTTTAGCCATCAGCAATGCAAGCACTTGAATCTTAAGATGAATTAATTTTCCCTTTACTACATCTAATGATCTTATTTATGAATTGTAGGAAAAAGTTGTCAAGTTAAGCAAACAATTGAGCCATTTAAAAAGTTTGGTGAGTATCTTATGTCTTGGTTTGTGTTCAAGCTTTGAGGTAGCCTAGCATCCAATCGCCTTTGGTTGAGCAGAGCCTAATCCAAATGCATATTTCTCCAAATActattttgtatgttgatttgatttttagatGTTGGAAGATGTAATATTATTGTTTTGGATGTATTGTTAATCTATGAACTTGGATGTTGGACTTTGTATTTAGATTGGATGTGAATAATGGTGAATTTGTGCAAAATCTGCATAAATGCAGTATGTGACTTTCTgcaattgcaatctgtgcaaatctgtgcagtttgcacTTTGcactttgcaatctgtgcagttttgtgcagattgcaagCTGTGCAgtttttgtgcagattgcaatctgcaatctatacaattctttttttttttttttttttcaaacaaccaaaaaaaaaaaaaaaaaaaaaggacccgtggacccggctcgaaccggcccgtttcaaccgggccgggtaatgtccggttcttatattagaaaatgtaatcctcggcccggcccgccccgttccctttgaacctaggtccggtccggtcccttcaaaattgggcccggcccggcccgtgcccagccctatTAGAAGGTATTTATCTATCAATCTGTAGCTCtccaaattattttattttcttttaatcttGGCATTGTTTATGTATTCAGTCGTGCTCTGTAGATTGCATAGGTTTCCTCCCTTCGATTGTAATCCTTTTTTAGTCCGCATATTATTTTCTAATCATGATATTTTATCATTGTTAATAAAATTAGAGaactgttattaacacttcaaaaatcttattctacactcctcacaagtgtatttttccttctaattatagaaagtttggagtgccaaatgagatttttggagtgctaataacaattccctaaaattaattaatttgtaaaaaGAATGTTTATTAATCAATCTACAAAAGGCACCATAAATTTCGCCCTGGGCATTTGAAAACTCAGAAATGGCCTTGGTGGAGTTGGTGGCTTTGTGTTGAGTTTGGAGGTGATGGCATGTGGGGGTGGTGGTGCTAGGTAGTTGGTGGAGGCTATGTTCCCAtgacttctatttttttttttttttttttttgttgttttgaacaaacgatattatctacactaagggaatgagtgggcttagcctcataataggctagcaataatatgattcaaattcgtctttggcgagaattgaacctaagacctttcacttacaagtggagaggaataccactagacaatagtactaagtggctacttctattgattttggagaCAAAGTAACTCCTAGATAATTTGACAGATTTTTAACTGGAACTGAATGGATGTGACATTTTAATAGGTTAGTTACTTGTTTAGAATGATTAGAAAAGTtgaaacaaatttgaaataacaCTAAAAGGTTAGGGGGGTTTAGgtacttattctaatttttttaatttgaaataacTAAATTTGGGCCGGCCCGTTGAGTGACATGACCCAAGGCTGCGGAATCCATGTCAAAGCAGgggtattttagtcatttgaAGTCGGAGCATGAAAAGCCCTAGACCCACATGCTAAAACCCTAGGCCATTCACTCGTTTATTGTATTGGAAGCCGAAGCCACTCTTCCGCCAAAACCAACACTCTCTCTGaaagctcctcctcctccttcctaaATCACCCAAAAAATCATGCGACCTCCCAGAGGCGGCGGAGGGTTCAGAGGCTCCCGCGGGCGCAGTGGTGGCGGTCGCGGGTTTAACAGTGGCGGTCGCGGTTTCTTCCGCGATGAGGGCCCTCCTTCCGAAGTCATAGGTCTGttcatttttcttccaaaactTATTTATTTCAGCTTCTGTGTTTCCGTTGAATGGAAACTTAttgatttttgttaaattttttgggTAGTTCTTCCATTTTAGTGGGGGATTTGGGTTTCCGTGGAGGTTTCAAATCTTTGTTAAGTTTGTCATGAAACTATATGTTCAACTTCTGTGGAATTTCTAAGTTAAGTAGAAATCTTGGTTGGTGAAATATGTCTCACCCTCtgcagaagaaaaaacaaaacaccCAATTTGCTGTTTTAAGTATTATAATGCGAtgaattttgtttgattttatttatttatttattttgaattccTCAACCAACATGTTATGTTTTCTGATTTATATTTGCGTTGTTCGGTTGTTATTTGGAAAGCATGTAGATTTCGAATTCTGTTACTTTTGCACATTAGATggtttattgatttttgtaaTGTTGCATTTTTTGGTGTGCAGAGGTTTCAACATTTGTTCATGCATGTGAGGGTGAGGCAGTCACGAAGCTCACGAATTCGAAGATACCCCACTTTAATGCCCCAATCTATCTGCAGAACAAGACTCAGATAGGGAAGGTTGATGAAATATTTGGTCCGATCAACGAATCTGTGAGTCCTCGTGTGCGCTGTTTATGATGCCAACTCATTGCAGCTTGTTTTTTAGGTTTGGATGTTTAATATGGTTTCTTTTGATGCAATTGCAGTACTTTTCAGTTAAAGTTATGGAAGGCATTGTGGCGACTTCGTATTCCCAGGGAGATAAGTTCTATATTGACCCAATGAAGCTTCTTCCTCTTGAAAGATTTCTTCCACAGCCAAAGTATGATTTCTTACTTTCACATTATTTACGTTGAATTTCATGTTTGAGTTGGGATAATGACAAGGTTCCGTACTTTAATTAGACAACACATGCCTTCTAATGAACAACTGCAAGTAGTAATATCATTCCGTGTTACTTCGTGCCCCCTTTATTCTTGGAAGGGGTTTATTGTTAAGATGACAGCGCCGTAAGTTATTTTTAAGTGTGGCAGCATAAACTCGTGTTGTTACTAAGATGACAAATTCAGTCTTCTATACTGTCAACTTGAGGTCAAGCTTTGTTTCCAAGCTAGGACAAGCAAAATGCTAATTAGTCTACCTTAGTTTTGGTCACATTGCTAGACCAAATTCTACTTATTATAGATAATAGATATCCCATTGGTTCCTTGGGGATTTTCTCAATGAActctttattctttttcttatcTTCAAATGTTATGTTTGATAAAAACAGGAGTTGGCTGATGgaatgttttttatttcaaaataca
This genomic stretch from Pyrus communis chromosome 2, drPyrComm1.1, whole genome shotgun sequence harbors:
- the LOC137725932 gene encoding putative H/ACA ribonucleoprotein complex subunit 1-like protein 1, translating into MRPPRGGGGFRGSRGRSGGGRGFNSGGRGFFRDEGPPSEVIEVSTFVHACEGEAVTKLTNSKIPHFNAPIYLQNKTQIGKVDEIFGPINESYFSVKVMEGIVATSYSQGDKFYIDPMKLLPLERFLPQPKGQKPAFSRGGGRGRGTPRGRGFSRGRGPPRGRGPPRGGNRGGFRGRGRF